From the genome of Dermacentor andersoni chromosome 3, qqDerAnde1_hic_scaffold, whole genome shotgun sequence:
TCTCAACCAACCCACCCTTGTGTTAACACAACGGAAATGCATTTTCTTGATAGCACAAAGGGATGGTAGACTTTGCCAGTGTTAACACACATTTGCTTTTTGTATTTAATGTTGCTGTTAATGATGCTTTGTCGTGTTGTTCAGTTAGGTTGTTACATCAGGCATTTCAGTGAAGACTTGAAGTATTTCTTAGAACTGTACTGTATAGAGAGGCCTTACTTCTCTGGCCTCTCTATACAGCACAGTTCTAGGAAATACTTCAAGTATGATAAATAACcagacaagggaacaagagttcaggattgtcagtcagcctctagagtctgtgaaggagtacagttacctaggtcaactaatcacaggaaaccctgaccatgagagcgaaattcacagaataaaaatgggttggatcgcatacagcagacattgtgagctcctcaatggaagcttaccattatcattgaaaaggaaagtatacaatcagtgcattttaccggtgctgacatatggggcagagacttggagactgacaaagaagcttgagaacaagttaatgaccgtgcaaagagtgatgaaacgaagaatgctaggcataactttaagagacagaaacagagtggtttggatcagagagcaaaggggtatagacaatattctaactgacatgaagagaaaaaaatggcgctgggcaggtcatgtaatgcgcagattagataaccgttggaccattagggtgacggaatgggtaccaagagaagggaagtgcagtagacgacggcagaagactaggtggtgcgacgaaattaggaaatttgtgagtgctagttggaatcggttagcgcaggacaggggtaattggagatcgcagggagaggccttcgccctgcagtggacataaaataggctgatgatgatgatttctctTGCAGCACATTGTTTATGCAGCCAGACATTAAAAATCAACTCTAACTAAAAGTCACTTTATTAAGTTTTCGATTCATTACTTAAAGGAAAATGTAGCGAAAATGTAAGCATTTGCGCCATGTCAACTTGTTTGGAATACGGCCAATTTGGAGGTTCTCATCCCTGAAAATCTGCCACTCTGTTCTGCATAATTTTATCTACACGTTCCATGGCATTCTATGTAATTTCGTCTCATAGTGGACGAAAAAGCCTCTGGAAAAATAGAAAGCACGATGTGAGTGCAGTTTACTGCAGAGGAATATCTGTAATCTATTGCTGGTCTCAAGATATCCAATAAGTGATGGCAATCTTGTGATAGCAACCTGTCATCTTTAATGCAATTATATAACAGTTACATCATGAATTTCGTGTTATTAAAGAATCAATCTGTGATTCTAACAGTTTGTGCCTGCCAGGGTAGGTCgtacaagaacaaaaagaaactgtcTCTATTGGTTTTAAAAGGCTTGCCTGAAATTTTCCCTTGATATCCAGCAGATTCCGAGTTGGTAGCAGTTTGGGAATTACACTATACAAGAAATGAGCACAACCTTCCAGAAGTACCTCGTAGGCTGTAATATCTGTTCCCCACTTTAAATAGCAGACTGCCTGCTTATACTGCAGCATTGAAAGCGCGGAGAGACTTATCAGAGAATAATCTCTTTTATGTTGAAGCAGTACAAGCACAAAAGACTGAAACAGGTGACGGAAGCACTTTATGGTGTCTAAGTTTAAAAATGGTGTCTCCTTTGTTTATCATGTCGTCTTTCCTGCTCCTATTTGTTACTTCTCAGACTAGTCCAGTGTCTTACTTTCAGTCCTTGTGGCCAAAATAATGGTGTCATCCTAATTGTAGAGAACAATGTACGATTCCTGTACGATTCCTGAAGGCTTTCCTACAAGAtattcagccccccccccccttttgcaaAGGCAGGTTTTGAAAAGGTTGCCGGGTTGCACACTATAAGAAAATGGCCGTAGAAGATTTAAACGTATCCAATAAAGCTAGTCTAGGCCACAAGTCGGAACAGTAGTCAAGAAAGTAGTCAAACATCAGGTACGATTATTGTTATTGATATCATTGCTATTAACAGTTATTATTGCTGCTTTTTCTCCCGATATTATAACGGCACCATTGAGCATATTCCTCAATGCAAGAGCTATCAGATTTACGTCAGTGAGTGACCTTCAATTTCACACGCCTGCTATAATTGTTACGTGGAACTCAACTGGGTGTTCCCTCCCATTATGGCACACCCTGTACTAATCTTGAAAAACAGGAACTTACTAAGAAACATTTTCATTTGTTAATGCTGATAAATTCGTCATTGTGTTTTTTGCTCAGTGGTTACGGCCTTCCAAGGTATGCAAACAAAAACCCGTGAGGATGTATTGTCTCCATGCATCGTCTCCATGCGTTAGCCTTGCGACTAGAttactcgtggacaactttctgtgacaaTGAATGGAAAGCTATAGGGGCCGAGTGTCTGCGCGTGTTGCCACACCAAGTAGTTTGGCAGCATTTGACAAGTGCTCTCGGTTTCTTGGAAGAGACACTGAATCAGCGTAGCTTCCATGTGCGACAGTTTGGCATCTGCCTAACACAGAAGAGAAAACCAAAAATAATTCCGATTTAACGCTTGGCAGCGTATTTTGTCTTATTTTACTCTCGTAAAAATGTTTCCTCTGCCCCAGCTCATTTTAATGTGCACGAGAATGTGGGACatgttaattttctttttttttttttcagaagtgctGGGGTGCCTTGCATTTGTAGATTTCTCTCCATTGGCACAGAAAGTTGTCTACGAGAGTGGAACGCTGAAATTTTATTGGCAAAAGCCTCCGTCTTGAACAAGCTCAAGATGGATCACTTGGCCAATCTGCAGGCCTCTGAGAACAAGGAAACAGAAGTGAAGGCACCTAAATGTTTCCACATGTTGAAGGCTGTGCCGTAAATAATACATTCTTTAGACTAAATTTTCACTTTCAAGACCACTGAGGTAACCTTTATGCGTAGGTGAAAACTTGGGTGGAGGAAAACAGTTTCGCAGCAACAGCTGGTAACAGTGCTTTGTACCAGTTTTCATGGTCATCATTATTGTcgcattttcttattttcttcatATAAGAGGTCAccagaaacaaacaaaagaaagcttaCCACCCAGGATGTGGCAATGAATGCACAAAGGTTGAGCCATCAACAACACTGGGTAGTGTCATTGTCATGCCATTGCCGTATGTCATTGTTGGGCGGGCAAGTAGCACCATTCTGGGTAACACTCTCGGTACGCCTTAGGGTTAACACACACAGGGCTCAGTGGCCCAGTACAATTATCTGATTGCAACAATGCccatcccccagagtgggtatgGGCCACTAACATCTAGGCTCTACATCTACATATAGTGCCGTCAACAGCGGATGTGGTGGGCATCCTCAAAACTGCAGAAGCAGGCGATTCACGTTAGACATTCAATGGGTTGAAGCACATGTTGCTCCTACCACTTTCTGCAGCTCACTCCACGTTGTGGAGGCGGCTTCCTTTCGAAAAGTTTTACTCATCACACAGTTGGACAAAATTAAATCAAGTCACAGTTTCAGAAAAATGGACGTGCTGCTGTTTTAACCCTCATGCTGTCAGTAAAGCAACGAGATTGACTCGCAAGCTGCCGCTGTCATAGCATGTGAATCATAACCTGAAGTGTCAACACATCATTGCAATGATGTACATTGAGTATACGCAAAGTAGCATTTACTTTACCCCTGCCAAATCATGTTATGCAGAAAATATGAGACACCGAGATAAACAAACGACAAAAACATTCTAGGTAATGCGAGTCTCAGCAATGCTAACTGCATAATTTGTCTACTTGGTGCTGCAGATAAACAAGGCTCTCCCTGAAATTTCACAATGTCCACGCGTCGCATCACACCGACATCAGGCCTCCACAGTCCATTTTTGGAGCATGCTGTCAAATGCTTACACTAGCCGGCCTTCAGTGGCAAAAAGTTGGTCTACAAAAAGTTGTGGCCATACTTCGCCCCACTACGATGGTGAACGAAGAAGTCTGAAGAAGCACATGCCACTATAACCAGCTTATATTGTTGGCAGTTGAGAAAAACCTTTGATTCGTTGCCGAAAACGCCAGTGTGaattttttgccttttctctgaAATTTGTTGTTCTTTAACTTCGCTGAAACTATGTGGACCAGAAACAGTTAACAAGGTGTCTAGTGTCAGGGAAGATGTGGAATCCTCACAAAATCTGCCAGTCCTGGAAGAATGGAGCACATCTGTTCTAGTTGATTTTAATACAGGTTAATATGGTGAGGCCAACGACATGTCAGAAATATTAATTTACTGCCAAACGCTGAAAATCAGTTTAGTTTAAATCCTGGACTCTCAGCTACGAATCTGTTAAATAGTTAGGTTAAAGAGTTGTGCACGCGCACACATAAGAGCAAGGACGTCCCTTTAGCGTGCATGAGTGTTCGGGGGATTTCGTATCTAGCTCGTTGCCTTGCTCATTTGTAGATATGAGCCAGCCAGGCACATTCTGTTCGAAATGCATCGATATCAAAAAAGGCATGGTGAAGACAAGACCAACCTTGCCAACAACGTGTATGCGAGCTAGCCAGCTGATACAAGTATTGGCACCTTAATGTTCAAGGGACACTAATTAGAAACCAACTGATAAAACATTCTACCAAAACGTGATTTTTCATTAATTAATTTTTCAATAGTGTTACGAGAGGAGGAAATTATTCCTAAACTTTAACCCTTTTCATTTTtacaccaaaaaaagaaaacgtatgtTGGTACGgcagtgacgtcacaaatttGAAAGTATTTTCTCGTACTTGGGGTGTTCTGGCGAAGGAAAAGTTCTTGCTAAGTTGAATCTTTTGTTCTCTTAGAATGCAATGTAGTGCTTCTGGACCGAACTAGATGCTGCCAAAACCCACGACATCACAGCAAACTTCTAGCACTTAACTGCGAATTCATCACCCATCTTTCATTTTTGTACCTTTTCTGGCTTGTCGAGCCACCTCTATAAGTGGCCTTTCCACTATTGCATAATTATAAGTTACCAACACTACTAAATATTCCTCTCCACTGTCCCTTTCAAGAACTATGCTGCAAATACAAAGTCAAATACAAAACCTGACGTCCCAAAACGACTTGGTGGGCTGTGGAACAACGTAGTGGCAGTCCCCAGATTAATTCCAACCGTCCTGGGTTTTCTTTAGCATCTATCTACACCTAAGCACACAAGCATATTTGTGTTCCAGCCCACATAGAAATGCACTCGACAAAGGTggaatcgaacctgcaaccttgcACTTGGTGGCGGgacgccgtagccactgagccacaTGAGCACGTGCCTTCACTATTGCCAGAAGCATAGTTGAGGAACACAACTCGACGTAAAGGTACAGCCACGGACAAATGAAATGCAAACGAGCATTTTGCAAAGCAGTACATCTTTCCCAAGTAATAACCCGAAAGCACAATATCGCACCGCTATCTATCCAGTCACGAAAGATGGGTATAGGCCTCATGGTACACGTGCGGGCCGAAATCATGCCGATATTACGCAtatccccctccctcccccgaaAAAAAGCAGAAGCGAGAGAATACTTTCTAACTAGGCATAACTCATTTGTATTTCAATTGTACACGACTTGCACACTGAAGAGAAAAATACTTTTAGCTGTAACTAGTGAAGTACTCGTTTCTAAAATACCAATAAAGTGTATGAGGACGCTTGGCAAATTGGAAAAGACAACAATGAAACAGATGGCAATGCTGCCTTGGAAATTCCCACACTAGGTCGCTGCGATGTCACATTCCGACAGCATCTGCTCAGGCATAATTAACTTCATACCGATAAAAAAGGACTACATTGCATTTTTAAAGAGACAtagactgaacttagcaagtttcaataGCTTTCACTGACAAGCAACGGTTCAAATACATTCAAATACAAAGATTCCttgaaatccctgacgtcacattAGTGCACCAACACTGGGGTatcggtgcaaaaaaaaagagaggaaacaCACTTTGAGCTTAATCTTCTTTCCTAGTAACCAACCTATTATCGCGAAATTAAGAAAGAATAGCTTTAAGAAGATACTTTATCAATCAATTTAGTGCCCCTTTTAACATTCCTCCGTAGAGTGTTTCAAGTGGCTCCTGCCATCAGCTGAACTCGCCCTGTGAACCTCGAAGCTGCAACAATGATGCAACAAAGACAAGCAGGACAGCTCATTCGAATGCAAACAAAGCTGGGACGCCCAGGGCTGGCTTGAAAACCAATATGGTTTATTTCGAgcaggcatttctttttttgttgtttcattttcttttcgctTGTCATTGTACAGTGATGCAGTCACACAACACGTCATATCTTACAAAAAATTACACAGTAGTAGAACAGAGCTGTGTACACACACCAGGTCTTAAGGCACTCGCTGAGACGGTATGTACAGAGCGGTGTATTGCATTCAACGGTGGcgcgccactttttttttttttttcttccctttccaACGAGACATGCACGCAGAGCGAGACAATGGGTCACAAGACAACATGCTGGACAACTGGTGGCAGAGAGGGGAAACAGTGGCTATGCGGGGGAGTGTTCGGTTCTGAGGAGGTTTTTCGTACAGCGGAGGAGCACGACAGCTTCGTTAGTGGTTGAGGCAATGAGGCAGCctcaaaggaaaagaaaagagcatatATATTAAAAGATAATAATGAACAACAGAAGAAACAGAGCAAACGAGACGCTGGTCTTCTAGCGAAATTCCTTCTGCATGTGTACGAATAAGTGCGCATGCCCCTGCAAGGCTAATTAATAAAATGGCACGCCAGACAAAAAGCGTTCGCCTCTCGCCCCCGTCCTTCCGTTAAGCAAGCTGGCAACCTTGCCGCAAATAAAAACGAAAACACAAATAATGGAAACTGTTTTCACGTTGGAGTATAAAAATGCGTTCTTCTCCTGTaggagattaaaaagaaaaacaaaaaggcaGCAACACGCTTTCAAAGGGCACTAGTCCAGTCGGCACTTTGTCCAGATTACTGAATAAGGAAAGCGCAAAGCTATGCTGCCTTCATTCATTCTTACTACTCACTCAATGTTCATatccagttaaaaaaaaatacattctcgTTCACAGCACCTTGCAAAAGCATAGCGCATAAAAGAAATGAGTGCTACATGCTTATTGACCTACACGTGAGTTAAGACAAAGTTGTTGGTGCCACCGGATGAGAACACAACTTCTACACTTTCACAAAGACAAACGAGAGCATGTTTCTTCGTGTGGCATAACAGAGACATGCAAGATCTTGGcacatcaaaaaaaaagaacagtatagCGAATCACAGTAAAACGCACTAAATCAATTTCATGTTAAGTAcgacgaaaaataaagcagtGTAGAGAACTGAGACAGTTGTACAGATTCTTAAACATAGACCTAGAAACTATAGATCTGAGCACACGTAAAATTGGTGTTATAGCGACAAGCATTGTGACGTAAAAACCAGTTTTCTGCACAGCCTTGGAAGAAGTGACTACAGCAGCAGCACAAATAAAATGATTCGTACTAAAGCTTTGAACTTGAGTGCTGGTTACAAGCCACAGCAGCATGAGCAagggttaaagaaaaaaaaaaaggaacgaagaCAAAAAGCAATCACTATGCTCATTCACAGCACATGCGGCCTTAAAAGAAAAAAGTGGGAAACAGGAGCAAGCCAGGTTGAGATGCTACCGTTCTCTCACTCccctctcgttctttcttttaataaataattgaaaaTGCCTCTTTGTATTTACAAAACATCCGTATTTCTGcccatttttctttcgtttatggCAAACTGTGAGTGCCTGTGTCACATACGAAGCAAAGCCACATTTTTTACAATCCTTCAACACGATCGATTTCACCTGCGTTGAGCCGCGTGGGGTCGGCTTGCACTGTGAAACCCAGCAGAGAGCTGTCCACCTTCtgcatcttcttcttcttcttcttggagCGTGCAGCCGTGAACCCGTCACTTGAGACGGCAGTGGCGGCTGCTGCAGTCCCCATCGCACTAGAAGTTGAGCTCACAATTGGCACAGTGAATGCTTCGTCGGACTTGAGCGCAGAGCCAGTCTTCTGGTACTGCTCCCGTTTCTGGAGGAACTGGCGCACAAAGTCCGTCGTGTCCTGGCTGTTGCCGAAGAAATTGTGCACATACTCCTGAACCTCGGCCGGAGACTCAACGTCCTTGAGTATGGCCACCACAGTAGGAATGTCCAAATACGACTGGATGCCGCCAAGCCTCTGCACGCACCACGCCGTCAGCTCGTCTGTTGGCGCTGCTTTAGCATGCTCCTCGAACAGCTTCATCACTTGCTCTTCAGCTCTCTTGCTTTGCTGGCCCTTGGAGCTTCGCCCAgtggatgacgacgacgaagtgcctcCTCCAAGTGATGGAAAGCTGGACCCGGGCTTTGCCGCCTGCTTTGGCGCTGGCTTTGCTGCAGTCGGTGCAGTAGTAGCAGCCTCGTCCCAGAAGCCTCTCGAAGGGTCTTCGTCAGGAAGGAGGTCGAGATACTGAAAGCTGTTGTTGAATGATTTCAACAGGTTGTTGCTGGTGCTTCCCCAAGCACCTGCAAGTTGCAGGATGCTGCTTTCCTGTTGCCGCAttacctgctgctgctgccgctgctgctgctgcgctttctTCATTTTGTCCACCCGCTCAGCCTCCTCTTGCTGAATCTCGGACAAGGACTTCACAGACCCTGACGAAGGGGCCTGCGCCCGAGATGCCCATGTGAGCGTTGctttgtgctgctgctgctgttgctgctgctgttgcagcaGCACGGCCTGCTGCAtagcttgctgctgcttgcgttGCTGCTGAAGCCGCTCGGCTGCCAAGTTCCTCTCTTTCTCCTCCTGCACCCGCTGAATCTCAGCAAGCGAAAGAGCAGACGATGATGCTGGTTGGCTCGCCTTTCCGCCCCACACAGGACCTTGTGGCTTTTCTAGCTTGGGTGGCTCCACCTTTGGCTGCGGCTTGGGAGGCTGTTTGAGGGCCATGAACTCATCAGCATCTATGACTGACACCTTGCTGGGGCTCTTCTTCACAGGTGGTGCGGAGTGAGCTGCaaccactgctgctgcttgagcAACGACAGCAGCTGCCGCTGCAGCTTGCTTGGCCTTTTCTTGCCGCTTTTTCTCCTCAGCCACTTTTCTAGCCTCCTCAGCTTTCCTCTCTTCCTCCTTCCGCTTTTCTGCTTCTAGCGCTCTCCTCCTCTCTTCCTCTATCCGCTGTTGCCGCATCATTTCTTCCtccagttggcgctgttcttCTTTCCTCTTCTGCTCCTCGATCTTTCTCTTCTGCTCCTCGAGCTTTCGCTTCTGCTCCTCAAGCTTTCTCTTCTGCTCTTCAAGCTTTCTCTGATGCTCCTCCTCCTCTAGCCTTTTGCGAAGTTCTTCCTCCTCCCTTTTTAGCCTTTCCTCTTCCTCCTTCCTTCTCAGTGCCTCCGCCTCCTGCTGCCGCCTGTTCTGCTCCTCTTCTTCCTTACGGCGCTCCTCCAAGAGTCGCCGTTCCTCCAGCAACCGCCGCTCTTCCTCCAGCCGTGCCTGCTTCTGCAACTCCTGGGCTCGCCGCTCCTCTTCCTCCTTGGCCCTCATCTGCTCAGCCAAAAGGCTTTGTGAGGccagctgctgctgttgccacAGGGTCTCCATGATGTTCCTGCTGGGCGCTGCTGGCATGGCCAGGGATGCTGACACTATGCTCGAGTCCGCGTCCCAAACACTCGTTCCCCTCGACTCTGGTGTGGGAGTTGCAGAAGCTGTAGTCACTGGCTGTGGCGGCCAGCTTGCTTCAGTCTGGGGCTCTTTCATGAGTGACGGAGGCAGCCCAAACACTGGAGGTGGTCCCATAGAGCTTAGCAAGTTCATGAGAGGTGTCTGGTCACCAAAGCCAGCAGGTCGAGACAACGAGTGGCTGGCCATGTAGTACTGCAAGCAGATTCTGTTCTGGTCCACCGGAGAAAGGTTGGCAAATGCCTCGTTTGTCTTCAGACTGTTTTGTATCTGCTGCATGGCGGCTACTCTATAAACCTCCTGCATGTACTGTTGCTGAAGTGCGTAATTCATTTGACCTGGAGGCAAGTTGGGTAGCCCTGGGTGGGGGGGGAGACCTCCAAGGCCCATGCCAGAAGGCACACCAAGTTCTGCGCCAAGTGGAACTTTGAGTGGCGGTGGTTGCTGGGTGGCAACAAAAGGTACAACATTCCAGCTTTTGATCAGTGTTCCAAGCTTTGAAAAAGCTGCATCACATACCCTCTTGACCATCAAGTCCATGGTGAAATACCCGGCCTGGAACCATTCCATCATTTCTGCAGATGAAAATGGCCCTTGAATGTCACCTTGAGGGTCTTTATATAACCACCTGTACAAATGTTCTGGCAGGTTGTGTTCCCCAGCTACCGACTGTGAgacaaactttttttcttcttctgcggTCCATTCTGCCATCATGTTTTCTGCTGCCTTTGCAAGGTGTGCAAAACTGTCATCTTTTGGTGACGTGGAAACCACCTTCGCCGTGTCGTCCACAGTGGCTTTCATTTCCACCGGTGCAATCGCGTGCAACGTTGGAGCGGGAGGGATTGGTTTCGGGGGGCTTCTAGGTGGCGAGCTTTCAGTTTTTTGGGGCTGTGACGGCACAGGCACGGGAGCAGGCGGCGATTTAGGCTTCTCCACTGAAGGCTCACTCGAACGACTGACGCCGGGGGGCGGTTCTTGGGATCGCTTCTGTTCGCGTTTAGGAAGCGCCCGCGCATCCGGCGGCTGTGGCGTTCGAGCGGGCAGTACGTCGTTCTCCCACGATTCTTCCTCGCTGTCTTTGGTGTCAACAAAAGCACCTTTCGCGTCGAAGCAGCCCACCTTCTCTGTGTCTCCCTGGTCCTGAATCCACTCCGGCAACTGTTCGGAGGAgtggctgccgccgctgccgtgtTCCTCGAGCCAATGGCGACCGAGATCCTTCTTAAGGGGCCCGTTGGCGACTGCGGGCGGCAGcacgtcgtcggcgtcgccgtcaccCTTGCTGTGGTTTCGCCACGACTTCCACTTCTCGGTCGGGGCCCGGCCGCTACTGCGCCAGTTGTCGTCGTCCTCGGCGTGGCCGCCCGAAGCGGCGCGCCAGTTGTCGTTGGTCGCCCTGCTGGCGCTTGCCGCCGTGCCCGCAGCAGAGCCGCCGCCTCCACTGCCGGCTGGCGCATTTTCTTTCCTGAACGTGTCCCCGTCGTAGCTGGTGCGGCCCACGAACGGCCGGTCGGGCTTCTTGTCTCGCTCGTCCCAGCGCTGGTCTCGCTCGCTGAGGCTGTGGCTGCGCTCGAAGGGCCTCGGGCGGATGAAGGCGCCGAACTGGCTTTCGTCCTCGCCGATACCTCTCTGGTAGCCGCTGCCACGACCTCGGCCGCGACCCCGGTCGACGGACCCTCCTCGGGCGCCTCGACCGGGACCCGCACCGGGCACTGCGCCTTTGCCCACTGTTAGCCGAAGCACTGCGTCACTGTTCACGGATCGCGCCCAGACGCGCTGCTCTTCCTCCGTCATGGTGACCAGAGCCAGAGGCGGCTGCGTGTTCTCCACGGCCAGCTGCTGGAATTCCCGAAGTGAATCCGGCATGGGCACGTTTTGATCAAACATTGCCAGCATCTCTTCCCTGCCGTATCGGTAGTTTGCAAGCTTGTACTTTGTTACTGCGGTCGACGGGGCCGGAGCAGCCACCCCGTTCGTTTGCGTTAGTGCGCGGATCCACTCGGGACCAAACTTCAGTGCCGTTTCTTCCATTTCGGAGTGCTCAGAGCTCGGGTTTCGCGCTGGGGAAGTAAAATTAAACCCTGACACGACAGCAATGATCAAAATGGCCGACAACTTTCTACGGGAACAGACCGAGAA
Proteins encoded in this window:
- the LOC126548552 gene encoding uncharacterized protein, producing MEETALKFGPEWIRALTQTNGVAAPAPSTAVTKYKLANYRYGREEMLAMFDQNVPMPDSLREFQQLAVENTQPPLALVTMTEEEQRVWARSVNSDAVLRLTVGKGAVPGAGPGRGARGGSVDRGRGRGRGSGYQRGIGEDESQFGAFIRPRPFERSHSLSERDQRWDERDKKPDRPFVGRTSYDGDTFRKENAPAGSGGGGSAAGTAASASRATNDNWRAASGGHAEDDDNWRSSGRAPTEKWKSWRNHSKGDGDADDVLPPAVANGPLKKDLGRHWLEEHGSGGSHSSEQLPEWIQDQGDTEKVGCFDAKGAFVDTKDSEEESWENDVLPARTPQPPDARALPKREQKRSQEPPPGVSRSSEPSVEKPKSPPAPVPVPSQPQKTESSPPRSPPKPIPPAPTLHAIAPVEMKATVDDTAKVVSTSPKDDSFAHLAKAAENMMAEWTAEEEKKFVSQSVAGEHNLPEHLYRWLYKDPQGDIQGPFSSAEMMEWFQAGYFTMDLMVKRVCDAAFSKLGTLIKSWNVVPFVATQQPPPLKVPLGAELGVPSGMGLGGLPPHPGLPNLPPGQMNYALQQQYMQEVYRVAAMQQIQNSLKTNEAFANLSPVDQNRICLQYYMASHSLSRPAGFGDQTPLMNLLSSMGPPPVFGLPPSLMKEPQTEASWPPQPVTTASATPTPESRGTSVWDADSSIVSASLAMPAAPSRNIMETLWQQQQLASQSLLAEQMRAKEEEERRAQELQKQARLEEERRLLEERRLLEERRKEEEEQNRRQQEAEALRRKEEEERLKREEEELRKRLEEEEHQRKLEEQKRKLEEQKRKLEEQKRKIEEQKRKEEQRQLEEEMMRQQRIEEERRRALEAEKRKEEERKAEEARKVAEEKKRQEKAKQAAAAAAVVAQAAAVVAAHSAPPVKKSPSKVSVIDADEFMALKQPPKPQPKVEPPKLEKPQGPVWGGKASQPASSSALSLAEIQRVQEEKERNLAAERLQQQRKQQQAMQQAVLLQQQQQQQQQHKATLTWASRAQAPSSGSVKSLSEIQQEEAERVDKMKKAQQQQRQQQQVMRQQESSILQLAGAWGSTSNNLLKSFNNSFQYLDLLPDEDPSRGFWDEAATTAPTAAKPAPKQAAKPGSSFPSLGGGTSSSSSTGRSSKGQQSKRAEEQVMKLFEEHAKAAPTDELTAWCVQRLGGIQSYLDIPTVVAILKDVESPAEVQEYVHNFFGNSQDTTDFVRQFLQKREQYQKTGSALKSDEAFTVPIVSSTSSAMGTAAAATAVSSDGFTAARSKKKKKKMQKVDSSLLGFTVQADPTRLNAGEIDRVEGL